One Thioalbus denitrificans DNA window includes the following coding sequences:
- a CDS encoding type II and III secretion system protein family protein: MLLLMVQCVMAVKLYAGERTIDLHVGQTELLKLGGVTRVSIGSGGIADVKVVENDSQVLVIAKEAGYTDLRIWTRDGKSRLYGLRVTTRPLGAVLEQVSLHLEGVEGVRARVAGERIVLEGRSVRRADFERAAEIARQFPGVVNYVTDGGITLQGMILLDVKVVEVKKSELTQLGVDWVDVIDGPTFAYLGDYRANGVFRGTQAPVGPGVTAPALPLDVGQGNVFFGLATRITSAINLLVSNGDARLLAEPKLTCRSGGEAQFLAGGEVPIPITDRDGAMDVSFKKYGIILHMQPVSDPDGYVSTHLKVEVSTIDPSVSVQGIPGFLTRLTETDMNVREGETMVLSGLFSNERSKDVDKVPGLGHLPIIGELFKSRKFKNSETDLVVLVTPYLVDPGHRRSRELIEHARELQQSAAEGPRFRWMD; the protein is encoded by the coding sequence GTGCTGCTGCTGATGGTCCAGTGTGTCATGGCGGTGAAGCTGTACGCCGGTGAACGGACAATCGATCTTCATGTCGGGCAGACCGAGCTGCTGAAACTCGGCGGCGTGACCCGGGTCTCCATCGGCAGTGGCGGGATCGCGGACGTGAAAGTGGTGGAGAACGACTCCCAGGTGCTGGTGATCGCCAAGGAAGCGGGATACACCGACCTGCGGATCTGGACCCGCGACGGAAAATCCCGCCTCTATGGCCTGCGGGTCACGACCCGGCCCCTCGGCGCCGTGCTCGAGCAGGTCAGCCTGCATCTCGAGGGGGTGGAGGGCGTGCGGGCCCGGGTTGCGGGCGAACGGATCGTGCTCGAAGGGCGGAGTGTGCGCCGGGCCGACTTCGAGCGCGCGGCCGAGATCGCACGGCAGTTCCCCGGGGTGGTCAACTACGTCACCGATGGCGGCATCACCCTGCAGGGGATGATCCTGCTGGACGTGAAGGTCGTGGAGGTGAAGAAGAGTGAGCTGACCCAGCTGGGGGTCGACTGGGTGGACGTGATCGACGGCCCCACCTTCGCCTACCTGGGCGACTACCGCGCCAACGGCGTCTTCCGCGGCACCCAGGCGCCGGTGGGGCCGGGTGTGACCGCACCGGCCCTGCCCCTCGATGTCGGCCAGGGGAACGTCTTCTTCGGCCTGGCGACGCGCATCACCTCCGCCATCAACCTGTTGGTGAGCAATGGCGACGCACGCCTGCTGGCGGAACCGAAGCTCACCTGCCGGAGCGGTGGCGAGGCCCAGTTCCTGGCCGGGGGCGAGGTGCCCATCCCGATAACCGATCGGGACGGCGCGATGGATGTCAGCTTCAAGAAGTACGGCATCATCCTCCACATGCAGCCGGTGTCGGATCCCGATGGCTACGTCTCGACCCACCTCAAGGTGGAGGTCAGCACCATCGATCCGTCGGTGAGCGTACAGGGCATTCCCGGCTTCCTCACCCGGCTCACGGAAACCGACATGAACGTCAGGGAAGGGGAGACGATGGTGCTGTCGGGTCTGTTCAGCAACGAGCGCAGCAAGGACGTGGACAAGGTGCCCGGGCTGGGTCATCTCCCGATCATCGGCGAGCTGTTCAAGTCGCGGAAATTCAAGAACAGCGAAACCGACCTGGTGGTGCTGGTCACGCCCTATCTAGTGGATCCGGGGCATCGGCGCAGTCGGGAGCTGATCGAGCACGCCCGGGAGCTGCAGCAGTCCGCCGCGGAGGGTCCGCGGTTCCGGTGGATGGACTGA
- a CDS encoding ATPase, T2SS/T4P/T4SS family: MVFTLRIRTTAGGASTIKLSPGLYCAGSDEACEIRIDDPYVSRRHAELRVAGGQVSLRDLGSTNGTRMGREAITGWHDFTPGTIVSLGTTALELATEAREQLLPVPVASRSIHGEAIGMTPETPLFRELKREVHSQVLEYLDLHRRAQMHALNQEELRGEALEAVRAVIDSGRIEIPGAVSRDRLEREVVAEAVGLGVIEGFLEDEEISEIMVNGPDQVYVERRGVIEPTGMRFTGTASLLNIIERIVTPLGRRIDEGSPMVDARLPDGSRVNAVIPPLSLVGPALTIRKFSSRRLGVADLVSNGTLSPPMAEFLELCVRHRRNIVVSGGTGSGKTTTLNVLSNFVPENERIVTIEDAAELRLHQAHVVSLESRPPNVEGRGAVSIRDLVRNALRMRPDRIVVGECRGGEALDMLQAMNTGHDGSLTTGHANAPRDFLSRLEVMVLMSGIELPIRAIREQIASAVDIIIHQSRFSDGRRRITAIVEVDGMEGDVILLQELFRFQQTGRRADGGIAGRFRGCGQAPAFYTELEQAGETPRRGLFGELDDDLEPDGFGGHG, from the coding sequence ATGGTGTTCACTCTCCGCATCCGGACAACGGCCGGCGGAGCCAGCACCATCAAGCTGTCTCCGGGCCTCTACTGCGCCGGGTCGGACGAGGCTTGTGAGATTCGCATCGACGACCCCTACGTCTCCCGCCGGCACGCCGAGCTGAGGGTGGCCGGCGGGCAGGTCAGCCTGCGCGACCTGGGCAGCACCAATGGCACCCGGATGGGGCGCGAAGCCATCACCGGCTGGCACGACTTCACACCGGGAACCATCGTGTCCCTCGGGACGACGGCACTGGAACTCGCCACCGAAGCCAGGGAGCAGCTGCTGCCGGTACCGGTTGCATCAAGATCAATTCACGGGGAGGCCATTGGGATGACTCCGGAGACCCCGCTGTTCCGTGAACTCAAGCGTGAAGTGCACAGCCAGGTGCTGGAATACCTGGACCTCCACCGGCGCGCCCAGATGCATGCGCTGAACCAGGAGGAGCTGCGCGGCGAGGCCCTGGAGGCCGTGCGTGCGGTGATCGACAGCGGCAGGATCGAGATTCCGGGCGCGGTGTCGAGGGACCGGCTCGAGCGGGAGGTGGTGGCGGAGGCCGTTGGCCTCGGTGTCATCGAGGGTTTCCTGGAGGACGAGGAGATCAGCGAAATCATGGTCAACGGACCGGACCAGGTCTACGTGGAGCGGCGCGGAGTCATCGAGCCCACGGGCATGCGCTTCACCGGCACCGCGTCGCTGTTGAATATCATCGAACGGATCGTCACGCCCCTCGGCCGCCGGATCGACGAGGGCTCCCCGATGGTCGATGCCCGCCTGCCGGACGGTTCGCGGGTGAATGCCGTCATCCCGCCGCTGTCCCTGGTCGGGCCGGCGTTGACCATCAGGAAGTTTTCCAGCCGGCGGCTGGGCGTCGCCGACCTCGTCAGCAACGGCACCTTGAGTCCACCGATGGCCGAGTTCCTGGAGCTCTGTGTCCGCCACCGACGCAACATCGTGGTGTCCGGAGGGACGGGCTCGGGCAAGACCACGACCCTGAATGTGCTTTCCAACTTCGTGCCCGAAAACGAACGCATCGTCACCATCGAGGACGCGGCGGAACTGCGGCTGCACCAGGCACACGTGGTTTCCCTGGAGAGCCGGCCGCCCAATGTGGAGGGGCGCGGCGCGGTGAGCATCAGGGATCTGGTCCGGAATGCCCTGCGGATGCGCCCGGACCGGATCGTGGTCGGCGAGTGCCGTGGAGGGGAGGCGCTGGACATGCTCCAGGCCATGAACACCGGGCACGACGGTTCGCTGACCACCGGCCACGCCAACGCGCCGCGGGACTTTCTCTCCCGCCTGGAGGTGATGGTGCTCATGTCGGGCATCGAGCTGCCGATCCGCGCCATCAGGGAGCAGATTGCCTCGGCCGTCGACATCATCATCCACCAGTCCCGCTTCAGCGACGGAAGGCGGAGAATCACCGCCATCGTCGAGGTGGACGGCATGGAGGGCGATGTCATCCTCCTGCAGGAGCTGTTCCGCTTTCAGCAGACCGGCCGTCGGGCCGACGGTGGTATCGCCGGCCGGTTCAGGGGCTGCGGCCAGGCGCCCGCGTTCTACACCGAACTGGAGCAGGCCGGCGAGACGCCGCGGCGGGGATTGTTCGGAGAGCTGGACGATGACCTCGAACCGGACGGGTTCGGCGGCCATGGCTGA